A window of Limanda limanda chromosome 4, fLimLim1.1, whole genome shotgun sequence genomic DNA:
TGGTTTAACCGTAGTATTGTTGTGGGACCTGATGGTTTAACCGTAGTATTGTTGTGGGACCTGATGGTTTAACCGTAGTATTGTTGTGGGACCTGATGGTTTAACCGTAGTATTGTTGTGGGACCTGATGGTTTTACCGTAGTATTGTTGTGGGACCTGATGTTTTAACCGTAGTATTGTTGTGAGACCTGATGGTTCAACCGTAGTATTGTTGTGGGACCTGATGGTTTAACCGTAGTATTGTTGTGGGACCTGATGGTTTAACCGTAGTATTGTTGTGGGACCTGATGTTTTAACTGTAGTATTGTTGTGGGACCTGATGGTTTAACAGTAGTATTGTTGTGGGACCTGATGGTTAACTGTAGTGTTGTTGTGGGACCTGATGGTTTAACTGTAGTATTGTTGTGGGACCTGATGGTTAACCGTAGTATTGTTGTGGGACCTGATGGTTTAACCGTAGTATTGTTGTGGGACCTGATGGTTAACTGTAGTATTGTTGTGGGACCTGATGGTTAACTGTAGTATTGTTGTGGGACCTGATGGTTAACCGTAGTATTGTTGTGGGACCTGATGGTTTAACCGTAGTATTGTTGTGGGACCTGATGTTTTAACAGTAGTATTGTTGTGGGACCTGATGGTTAACTGTAGTGTTGTTGTGGGACCTGATGGTTTAACCGTAGTATTGTTGTGGGACCTGATGGTTAACTGTAGTATTGTTGTGGGACCTGATGGTTTAACTGTAGTATTTTTGTGGGACCTGATGGTTTAACCGTAGTATTGTTGTGGGACCTGATGGTTAACTGTAGTATTGTTGTGGGACCTGATGGTTTAACCGTAGTATTGTTGTGGGACCTGATGGTTAACTGTAGTATTGTTGTGGGACCTGATGGTTTAACCGTAGTATTGTTGTGGGACCTGATGGTTTAACCGTAGTATTGTTGTGGGACCTGATGGTTAACTGTAGTATTGTTGTGGGACCTGATGGTTTAACCGTAGTATTGTTGTGGGACCTGATGGTTAACTGTAGTGTTGTTGTGGGACCTGATGGTTTAACTGTAGTATTGTTGTGGGACCTCATGGTTAACTGTAGTATTGTTGTGGGACCTGATGGTTTAACCGTAGTATTGTTGTGGGACCTGATGGTTTAACCGTAGTATTGTTGTGGGACCTGATGGTTTAACCGTAGTATTGTTGTAGGACCTGATGTTTTAACCGTAGTATTGTTGTGGGACCTGATGGTTTAACCGTAGTATTGTTGTGGGACCTGATGGTTTAACCGTTGTGTTGCTGCTCTTCACCAGACTCGGTGAGAAGATGTTGAGCGACTCTGAGGCCGCGGAGCTTCCCTCCTTCCTGAGCCCCGGCACACGTCCtgatgtcaaaggtcacaccACAGAATACATCCTGGGACTGTCAGGGAACAGGTAGGCTGACCAGGAGGAGCAAGAGGGGGGGTGAtggcaataatagtgatggCTATGACTCAAACTGAATCAAAACCATTAGTAAAAGtgtatttataataattcaGATCACTGATAAGATGCAATATTATATTAAGTGTTATTATTAAGCATTTAGATTATGTATAtgaaaaagtttatttttaactcCTGTGGCCCCATATCAGTAGAGGCTGCTGTCGATCAATGAACAACACTTTAGTACATCACATTTGCAATAACATGAAATTAATAATCAGCTAAAAACAGACTTAAATCCACTCACACAACTACACTATAATGTGTTACAAACCATTTGTTATCTTTTTTCTTATTAACATTAATCTGTAGAATCGTATCTCAATGGAACAACTTTACTTTCTATCTCATTAATCTACCAAAAACAATCTTGAAGAGAAACTTCTATTTCACTTGGcataatttaaaatgattttgttttaagTGTAACATGTTTATCTATTGCTGTGCTGTACCTTTACTGTTGGATGCATATTTGTTTATCAGATGTAAATTCTAACACAACCcacatgtctttgtgtgtctgtgtgtttttagggATGGCTGCCGCTTCCTCCGAACTAAACCTGATATACTTGTTGCGCTCTTTGcattgacctctgacccctcgaTGACCATCGTGAAGAACTGCTACCACATCTTCATCAACCTGTCAGCAGATGAGATTCTACACAAGGTGAGGTTTACAATTACAAATTATACACAACTTTTCTGTAAGTGGCAAATAAAAACGAAACGAAAAGAACTGTACTTCCCTCAGAGATGATTTatgttacgtgtgtgtgttcttggttGTGTCTCACGCAGGTTTTGGTGGAAGATGTTAAAGTTGTCCCGGTGTTATTAAAGAACTTTGTGGATCCCGAGTGCTCTTTCTCTGATCAGAGCTGCAAGATCCTGTCCAACCTGACCCGCCACGTGAAGACCTGCAAGACTGTGTTCCCGGTGAGTCGCTGCAGAACCAGTTTACCTGGAGAGAGGTTTTGCTGGGGAGGCATGGGGGAGCTGGCTGGTTCCAACCTTTGCTAATAGCATAGCCTCTTCTGATGGCTAATGTATTGATTTGGCCTTTTTATAGACGGTGAATGTGTCTGTAAAACAGCACAAATCACAAATATTTAGATTGAAAAGTTCTCCATAACAGGCAGGCAGCAGAAAATAGACAAACTTATGTTAAACATTACTAATCGACACAAGCTTGTCACCTCTTTTCTAATTGTTAAGTATTAAATTTGTGTAAGTGATAAAACATGAGAGACATTTAGTGAAAGTGAATATCAACCTGGTGCTCTCTCTACTATGCTGCTCATTTAAAGGCTTCACACAGTTGAACTCCACCATACATGAGCTTTGTTACACACTTAACCTCTAAGGACAATATTAGAAGGATTCATGTTTGTGTCCTgcttagggatgggcattcgattaaaatgtcttaatcgatcgtcgggagagttaatgacgaattttcgattaatcattaatatttttatattaaaattcagtatttatagactgttaaaatgcagtgaaaatagaaaaaacacagcgtctTTCAGCCGGGCTTGTAGAGTATAACTCCGGGATGCTTCCTATAGCTGCTAACAtcgtcactgtgctgcgttcaggcatctcggatattccgacctcctacttgaagaagagcggtggactcctcatgcgctcatggagacgtatagcttcgcagtgttggcagtgaacgcaacataATTTCGTCgaagaaacaaaataatgtcctcgacaaaattcttaatgatcaattaatcgatcgtcgattaattatgcccatccctagtccTGCTCATCACGTGTCTGTGCTGGTTCAGGTCCTGCAGGAGGAAGTAGGTCTGACTAAACTGGTGGAGATCTTCTGCACGGAAGGTTTCAACAAGAAGGCAAATCTCCATTACCTGGGTCCTCTGCTGTCCAACCTGACACAGCTGCCCGAGGCCAGGAACTACATCCTGGACAAGGACAGGTGACTGAATACGCTGCAGGATGGGGACTGGGGTCAGAAACTGAAAGACTACAATCTCTGTTCAAGATATTCGTTTTTCAGTTTTCGAGAATATTGATTTCACCATCAGATTTTGCTTTCACTCCTGCGCCTGCACTCAAACAACCCTTGCTTGTTGTTGgatttgctttgctttgtttCTTCAAAATTCTCAAATACATTTCCAGCTATAGTGTTGACAAATGAAATTGTACCACCCTCATTGTGGGTGTGTTATGACATACACAAtgttgtaattgtgtgtgtgtgtgtgcttgtattgCAGGTGTGTGTTCCAGCGGTTGTTGCCCTACACTCAGTACCAGACATCAGCTcttagaagaggaggagtcgtAGGAACTCTGCGCAACTGCTGCTTTGACCACggtgagacacacactcacacacaaacacacacgtcatcACATCAGCCTGAGTTAAACCAGACACACGTGGTGAAGAGGAGTCCGGCTGCAGATTCCCACTGTGAAGGTTTGGATTTATAGTTCAGCACAAGATTCTACACAATGACATCACCACGCTAacactagggttgggtacccgatacctacccggaccgaaatgcaacggagatttcggtgcctcatttcggtgcctgagccaatcgaagcctgaggtctccgctcgtcccgcctcctcacacttccgctccttccttcacggatgTCGGCCGtggctgccggtggacaaactcttgtctccgcgctgcccgcgccccgcgtgcgtcagagcttccgtgcaggtggcggggggggaggatctcctcgcgggACCTCTCCCCTCCGCCGGgagcatttcctccgtggcggtgtgccgcgaccggctccgggtcggcttggaaaggctcggggcgggaggaactgcctgcgacagccccagccgcggagacacgggggtctctgagtgatggaaaagcgaccctcagtcttcatttggctcaggcaccgaagtcagagtcacaagtcagagtgtgtgtgttttgtatttatttttatttatttaagtatagtgtaaacttttgttaacagttcgtatgttattcatagttttaagttataaagggttttgtatttatttagatttataatctactttaaacagttaatatatttggcaataaaaaaagcctttcttagtcaagcatcgttttgtgcacttttttgaaaaaagtatcggttcaggcaccgtttaggcaccggtatcgttttaaaagtatcggttaggaaccggtatcggataaaaaccaaacgatacccatccctagctAACACTAGATGGAGGTGTCATACAGAGTGAGGCCTGGGACTGTGTTTACTCCAGACAAAGAGTAAACACAgtcaatcataataataataataagagctACAATGAAGAAGAGATGCCAGATTAGCAGTGTAAATCCTAACAGTTGGTCCAGGTGTCTGAcgtgtgtcctcactgtgtcctcactgtgtcctcattgtgtcctcattgtgtcctcattgtgtcctcattgtgtcctcactgtgtccTCATTGTGTCCAGGATGTCATGTGTGGCTGCTGAGTGAGGCTGTGGACATCCTGcccttcctcctgctgccgCTGGCCGGCCCAGAGGAGCTGTCAGAAGAAGACAATGAAGGTCAGAATGTCTTTCTGTCGTTAAACCAGTTAACTCCGTGTCACACCAGTTTCTGCTTTGTACATGCTGGTGCAACTAAGACCTGAGGGGATCTGAGGAATATGAGACAGAAGTCGTTGTCCAAACGTCAGTGGTTCTGTGTCGGGATTCCAGAAGACAGAAGTGTGACACGTCTCCTGACCCATAAACGGCCACATGTTGTCAGTTGTTCACTTTAGcagtgtgtatgagagagagaataataataatatatttattattattgatgtgaTGCTCAGGTTTACCGGTGGACCTGCAGTATCTGCCAGAGgacaagaaaagagaggaaagcgCTGGCATCAGAAAGATGCTGCTGGAAACACTCTTGCTggtacgtacacacacacacacacacaccctcacacacacacacacacacacactaacagaatGTATAAACGTTTGTTTCATGTTGAACTCTTCCCTGTTTGTCTCTTGTGTAGCTGACAGCAACCAAAGATGGTCGACTGACACTAAGAGAGAAGAACGTTTATCCGATCATGAGAGAGTATCACAAGTGGGAGAAGGACGTGCACATTGCAGCAACTATTGAAAAAGTGATCCAGGTAGAAATGATCTAATCCCACAGTGGAGATATCAATAATCAGTAATCACCTGAAATGTTGCTCTTTGTGATTTTATTGTAATGATGAATTCCCTTATTACAGTGAAATCTCGTATTGATCATTTGAGTTGTGACTGTAAACCATCTTTCTTCCTTGACTCACTCCAGGTGCTAATTGGTGACGAGCCGGAGACGGGGATGGAGAATCTGATGGAGCTGGAGATTCCTGAGGATGTGGAGAAGAAACTGAAGGAGGCCGAGGTCAAAGaacagcaggagctggaggaggagcagaagagacaagaggagagggagaaagaggaagaggagaacaagAGGAGCAGTGATGCAGCGACAGACAGAGAACAGGAGAGCGGACTGATAccataaaaactatttttacatttgtccGATGAAGCGACTTCTTGTCCTTCAGAATAAGAGCTCAGATCATTACAGCTTTATTCAGACATGAAAAGACATTCACAGAAAGAAACACGATGTGGTTTCTATCATCAGCTCCACAGGAGGAACACAGAGTCACAAGGTGACTGTAAGTAATGTGTAATACCTTCATATTGTTTATGATGCAAAAGGAAGAATCgtgttttttgttctgttaGAAGCTGCATCAGTGATGAATTTTAAAACCTAATTTGCTAAAAGCCTTTATCAACGACCAGGGAGACAATTTTATAATATCTGACAGTGAACTTGGGTTAAATTGGGAATGTACGGTTGTTGTACACAAAGAAAACTAATAATTTTGTAGCCTGATCTGAGAGGAACTGGCTCATTCAGTGTTTATTAAAGTTATTCTATTTTCTCTGCCTCCTGAGGAtttgagtgttttctgttttttaggTTAAAGTTGCTCCTCACAGTTccaaacatttcaaactgtgTATGATGTTGTTGCAGCTCTTAATTGAAGCTTTACAATGTTTATACCAAGAGAAATATTCTAACCACAGTGTCCTTGTTTTATGGATATACCATGagattatattttgtattttattaaaaatatatatactgacATGTATACACATCCCCCAAGTAATCAAACAAACcaggaaggaaaaagaaaagcaggatTTGGGTTACTTAAGATTGTTCTAATGAGGCAAAAATTATAACCTGCAGAAAACTCATAAATCCATTAATTAAATTACCCACAAATTGTCAGTGTCTGAATTAAAAAAGTTGTATTTGCTTCTGAGAAAATTCCCGTCCACTGAGGGAACATCTGATTTTACTTTATCTTAGATGGAACACATAACTAAATTCGAATGAAAGGTTTtctaccttttttcttttaatttctacCTTTTCACGTGGTTAGAATAATGACGTATTTATCTTCTCGATCTTTTCACTGATGCAGATGTGACTGAAATGTGGATTCAGTTTTTTCTAGTCAACTTTACTCCAAACATCAGGCCTCAGTTTTATATGACACTGATCAACCAGAAGGGGGCGTCTGAGCGTCTTTTGTCATTTTACAACATGGACTCTCATGAATAACTTCACAAAGTTTACACCTTTAAACAAAGTTGTCAAACGTGATGACATTTTCGAGACAGTAAAATTGTGTTCTGGAAAATGAAGTAAACTAGAAAGACATTTTGGAAAGGTTGACAGTTTGAGACGTTcaggaaaaaagtgaggacatttgtcCTGTCTCCACTTTTTCTAATGAACTGAGGGTCAGACTTTATTTTAGGGTCGAATGAGTTGAGGTTGGGTTTAGGGCAGAAGGCCTGAAGTACAGGCACAAGTACAAACCTCGTATTTGTGCGTCatcagatcaaacaaatactttCTGCAAAGCTCACAACAGAGGATATGCTCGTGTGTGAGGCGTCTCGTGAGGACTGAAGACTGAgtgtcctcgtcctcctgtGAGGCTGCAGAGCAGGTGTCCCCCTTATCAGCCTCTGGGAGGTTTTCCACTTCAGCTCAAGGTCACAACCAAACttacacagagaggaaaaaaaacaccatttcTGGAatggaaacaaatatttagcAGCTCTTCAGTCAGCCGTAATAATATCACTAATCAGACATTTGTCAAATGATTGGATATAAGAATAGATGCCGTGAtttgtttcaaagtaaagtctGTGAGTTATCagggttacacaaaaactggatggattatcatgaaacttaaggatcaggaaagaacccattgaattttggtgcagatccacgATCAGGAAGTGAATCATTGCAAGATTGCTGAACATTTTCATtggtttctcagagaataattcatggatcttgatagaAGAAACCTGACgtgtttaagggactgatatttatgagtgtttatgcagatccaaataaaaatgtggatctagagaatttaaatgtagatcataaggagactgttgggccttgatgaAGCTGGAGCTCGACTAAGTGTTCTTTTAATCCATGGATATGTTCTTGGACTTTGGGAGGAAGTCGgactacgcacacacacacggggatCAAACTCCACACAGTAGCACTACACCACCGTgccacccccacacccccatcAGATAATGTATCATGTACTCAGGAACCGTGTCAGTTCCTACATTGAATACTTCCGATGACTTGTCTGTTGATGAAGGAAACTTTGACTCAACTCTCAATCGCAGAACTGAATACCTTCTGAGTGAAAAGCCGTATTTTCAGTTTTGAGTCGGATGTTTGCAGAGTCACTGTGGCCGAGCTGTTCCTGGATCAGAGAAACACCGAACATGTTGAGACTGAACACTCTTCTCTTCACTGGGAGGTGGCGACAGGAAGGAGAAGACAGAGGGCCTGTGAGGAAGGAGGAGCTCAGCCTCTCTGTGCTCTTGTGAAATTTGTCagatcggtgtgtgtgtgagtctcagccaatcagaggctgcAGTTTCCTGTTTCACTTGCCTGTTGTGTACCCACAGGGCAGATACACACGTAGTACGAGTTCTACGTGACCTACACACCAGcgcttgtgttgtttgtgttgtgagatGTTACCTCAGAgactttttaatcacagctGGATATTAACTGTACATGTACTTCACATTACTCGTTACTGTAAAACTCATGAGTTTCTGCTTACTTCATAATAAAAGATCTACAAGCAACCAGCCAATGATGAGGCAAATAAATATGATGCAAGTTTGATTATAAATTACTTTGCATCTTTCACGACTGACACTCGGCTGATCTAaactttgactttgttttgCTGCAGTAACTTTATTTTCCTACTGCTGATAAACTGATGTCTGCGAACAAGACCTTTTATTGTATTTGCCAAACGAGTGGTTGCTGTTTACATGTATAAAAATAGCATTTTACATTAAGTTATGATACAATATCAGGAAaatattattgattatttgtcACTCAGTAAAGTGCATATCTCCTCCAGGGCCCAACTGTCCTCTTATGAAACTAAATTTAAATTGACTGCATCTGGAAGTACTACAGTACAGATTAATacagaacttggtggaaaaatgtttatatgtatcagactgatatttataactGGATGCAGAACCAAATTTagatctggatctagtgaattttaatgtggTGGAGCTTCACTCATTCTAGGTTTTCAGGTTGCCCCTCTGTATGTGATTAACTCATATACGGTGGTTTACCGCATTCTGTTTCATAGATTACACCAGGGCCACTTATTCAGTGTTAAATATTATATCTATAGTAGACTAGACAAACACAGAAGGGTCTTTGTGAAGCAGAGGGAAATAATTAGTGTGAATATCcaaccagcaggaggcgctgtgCCCTGTACCAGCTGAAACCATCAGCAGTCATGTACAAGGCCTCAGAAAATGGATGAAATGAAATACACAACCAATCAGATCTTAGTATTCTCTCTGGTATGTCCCTCTGTCGTaaatacagagtgtgtgtgtgtgtgtgtgtgtgtgtgtgtgtgtgtgtgtgtgtgtgtgtgtgtgtgtgtgtgtgtgtgtgtgtgtgtgtgtgtgtgtgtgtgtgtgtgtgtgtgtgtgtgtgtctatctctAGTTATGAGGCCCAAGTTTGGTTCAgtaccatcattgtgaggacttTTTGACTTTGTTAGGACACGGATTCAAAGCACTTGGTTTTATGCTCAGAGTAATATTATGTCAGTGCTGTGACACATTCACCACCAGGCTGCTCCAAGAGAGATAAGTTGAGCTCATGCTACCAGAATAACAACTCCCTCCCTCAGCCCCTTAACTgggctcctctgtgtgtgtgtgtgtgtgtgtgtgtgtgtgtgtgtgtgtgtgtgtgtgtgtgtgtgtgtgtgtgtgtgtgtgtgtgtgtgtgtgtgtgtgtgtgtgtgtgtgcgtgtgcgtgtgtgtgtgtctgtgtgtgtgtgtgtgtgtgtcaggtcagTGGAGCAGTATGAAACagatcacacactcacaccggTCGTCTGACACCCTGTGCACATGAGTTCTGGAGGCCGGGTttatcacagtgtgtgtttaacacgttgtgtgtctgtgtgtttgtttttcttacgTAAGAGGATCAATACTTGGTCTTCTTGGTCAATCTTGTTTGGTCAGGACATTGTTAGCCTGAAGCTTAGCATGAAGATGCAGCAGGACACAGCTGACATTGAAGTTTTTGTATTagaaaaacacaagcacatttaaaacacatctgttAACACACTGAATATAGTTTGTTTAATAATTACACAAACGGAAACAGTTTTAGGTGTAGTTACGGACTTTGTATAAAAAAAGTAATATTGATCAGTTATTTGTGGTTGGCTGCAGAATAGGCcataaacccagcctcctccatgttagtagatagGACATGGACCAGTCAAAATACACGTCAAAGTTtggtttaattagttatttgatgctattaaaacGGTGTGAAAcgccatgattgacagctgagactgactcgtgattggtcgagcttgTGTATTGCGGGTGTTGACAAAGTGTTGACAtgtccatctttacaaacagtTTACAGTCTTGTCTAAATTCCATGTATGCATCTGCCCAGCACCTAATCTGGCTCTAGATGGAAATGTCCCGATACAGGAtacttcattcatttatttatttgttttcacatttctgttCACACACAGATTAAATTGATAAGAAAAAGATTATGCATGGCAGCCATAGAGCAGATAAACATCAGGCACAGGCCCAGTCGCACAATGTAGGagaacaaacaaatcaactaaGACATAGAAAGACGTCAACTTCTCAGCCGAGATGCAATGAATTATGGTTTcactttaaaactttttttaatgcataATAGTACTGGGAAAATAATTTGTAACAACATGATGCACGAACATGAAACATGTGTATGGTTTGAAAAGtgttaaaacatattttcatcaGGAATTACACAATTTAAGAAAGTAAACTGTATATGTATTTTGTAAACATTGCAATGTTGTAATTTCAGTCAAGATtttaatctcagcgcagccaaaGAAGATCCAGTATTTACATGTAAACTCATTTTTTGGTGGATTCACCGTCAGCTGATCATCATGTTTGACTCATcatcaataaacaaaaatagcaattaaaagaaatatatatacacatgcatTTACATATAAAAAGAGTTTGGTTGTACAATTATGTGCTGAGTTTAGGAAACTTATTCCTTCATCATTTTGAAGGAAGTTGTTatgattgatttttaaaaataccTCCCAACACTTCTAATACTCCTGATGTGCAAATGtacaaacttttaaaactttGGTAAAATCCAAACTGTTCCATTTGAATCAGTTCAGAAGCTCGGAAGCTTTTCACATTAAATCTCCTCAGGGAATGAAGTGACTGTCGGAGTCATAAgactgaagtgtgtgtatgtgtgtgtgtgtgtgtgtgtgtgtgtgtgtgtgtgtgtgtgtgtgtgtgtgtgtgtgtgtgtgtgtgtgtgtgtgtgtgtaggcagagCTCAGAGCTGGAGCCTCACTGTTGGTTTGACACGGTTCTGAGCTCGGCTGTCaatcattgtgtttttctgcgctctgattggccggTTTGTGTTCTCAACAGAGAAATCTCCACCTCCAGAGCAGCCTGCTGTACTTTTCCACTCCGAGCTCACTTCACCATCCAACTCCAACTACtttccccttcctccctccttcacttcatatgttcctcacacacacacacactcagacactcagacacacactcacacactcagacacacacagacacacactgagggaaTGGAGGTTTGGTCTGTGGTTTGTTGATCGTGTAAAGAGCCACAACTATTGTTTAAAAGTTCTggtagaaaaacaacaaccctgTGGTTCCGAGTGTTTTCACAACACATGATAATattgtttccatattttggtttTCAATTAGTTTTCTGACAATATTTTCTTCCTGTGAGTAAACTTAGAAAGATCATGATTTTCATCCTGAAACTTTCCTGTTGATAAAATGTTTCCAGACGCCATCAGATCCTTTATGAGTCAAACAGTTTCTCCTCGTGTGTTTCCTGTAGTTCCACCCTCAGTGTTTGGGGTTAGGTTTATTATGATCTGCTCATGAAGAAGAAATTAAAACTacaaccttcactcagcagCAGAAATCCGTCTCTAAACTTGAAATAGATGATAAtatagtaaataataataactagagTAACTGGACATCCAACACAGCACTTGCACTATaagtttaattatttatgatCTTTACAAAGTTGGCTTCCTGAAAGCATAG
This region includes:
- the hgh1 gene encoding protein HGH1 homolog, with product MLSDSEAAELPSFLSPGTRPDVKGHTTEYILGLSGNRDGCRFLRTKPDILVALFALTSDPSMTIVKNCYHIFINLSADEILHKVLVEDVKVVPVLLKNFVDPECSFSDQSCKILSNLTRHVKTCKTVFPVLQEEVGLTKLVEIFCTEGFNKKANLHYLGPLLSNLTQLPEARNYILDKDRCVFQRLLPYTQYQTSALRRGGVVGTLRNCCFDHGCHVWLLSEAVDILPFLLLPLAGPEELSEEDNEGLPVDLQYLPEDKKREESAGIRKMLLETLLLLTATKDGRLTLREKNVYPIMREYHKWEKDVHIAATIEKVIQVLIGDEPETGMENLMELEIPEDVEKKLKEAEVKEQQELEEEQKRQEEREKEEEENKRSSDAATDREQESGLIP